One region of Chlorobiota bacterium genomic DNA includes:
- a CDS encoding DUF4870 domain-containing protein: MDITEGLKKLQQLHLAGGLTDEEYALAKQALFTHVETRTESESLMMMDIDDDIITDPETQRWGMFLHLSMLTGFVIPFAGFILPFIIWQTKKNDLPGIEAHGRNAANWIISQVLYYAVFGILSFMLIGIPFLVVVFVLSIIFPIIAGVKSSNGEVWKYPLSIRFLK; encoded by the coding sequence ATGGACATTACCGAAGGGCTAAAAAAATTGCAGCAGCTTCACCTTGCCGGCGGCCTGACCGATGAGGAGTACGCGCTGGCAAAACAAGCATTGTTCACCCACGTGGAGACGCGAACGGAAAGCGAGAGCCTGATGATGATGGACATAGATGACGACATCATCACCGACCCGGAAACCCAACGCTGGGGGATGTTCTTGCACCTTTCGATGCTGACTGGGTTTGTTATCCCGTTCGCCGGCTTCATCCTCCCATTTATCATTTGGCAGACCAAGAAAAATGATCTGCCAGGAATCGAGGCCCACGGGCGGAATGCCGCAAACTGGATCATCTCGCAGGTCCTCTACTATGCCGTCTTTGGGATACTCAGTTTCATGCTGATCGGCATCCCGTTCCTTGTGGTCGTCTTTGTTCTCAGCATCATCTTCCCCATCATCGCCGGGGTGAAATCCAGCAATGGCGAAGTCTGGAAGTACCCGCTCAGTATCCGTTTTTTGAAGTAG
- a CDS encoding thioredoxin family protein: MKRFRILSLAFALLTFATAAALAQTNNSITWKMLTPTLKGKPGEVVNVKLQATLVPKEHLYSTKTAGASPTEFTVGEKGAFALNGGVRADRKPIRGYDENFEDTTEFWEKGVTFTVPVKIAKSAKPGKTNGWVNVNFMTCNDARCIPPTDVKLSFAVEVAEDTTNTADTATTPPLAAVDTAAKSDTAAVPATTDTAAVAQATPSTGDSGATTGTPQEGSSVAAKETDEQEGLLGYLIRAFLAGLGSLLTPCVYPMIPITVSFFTKRTQTTRRRSLRDATVYALGIILTFTGLGFLVSLIFGVTGVNDIATNPVVNIVIAGIFLALALSLFGMFEIQIPTSVLNRLNRTANEQGNSIGGILLMGLVFTLTSFTCTVPFVGSVLFGVTQGEWLWPLMGMAAFSFAFSIPFFLLALFPALMKSLPKSGGWLNSVKVVMGFLELAFAFKFLSNVDLYYSSGILTREVFLALWVAIAIITTMYLLGRFQLPHDSPVEKVGPMRAVVAVGFLTVGLWFGTGLFGGRLGDIDAFIPPQEYPGKGNTSLLAIVTEEMANTLPASGSSATAGGETHDVAGIKWIEDDFDQAVKVSRQTGKPIFVDFTGIFCTNCRWMEKNMFPRQDVKTLMSNYVLVQLYTDRKDSASKRNREMLIGRFKTFALPYYALITPDDKVLATMGVDGRPAPEEFIGFLKKGLVGKEGIAQK, encoded by the coding sequence ATGAAACGGTTCCGCATACTCTCGCTTGCTTTTGCATTGCTGACGTTTGCCACGGCGGCTGCGTTGGCGCAAACCAACAACAGCATCACGTGGAAAATGCTTACCCCAACCCTGAAAGGGAAACCCGGGGAGGTGGTGAACGTGAAGCTGCAAGCCACGCTGGTCCCCAAAGAACATCTGTACTCCACCAAGACGGCTGGGGCTTCGCCAACGGAGTTTACCGTTGGTGAGAAAGGGGCGTTTGCCCTGAACGGTGGGGTCCGTGCCGACCGGAAACCGATTCGTGGGTATGATGAAAACTTTGAGGACACCACGGAGTTCTGGGAAAAAGGGGTGACGTTCACCGTGCCGGTGAAGATTGCCAAATCCGCGAAGCCCGGGAAAACCAACGGGTGGGTGAACGTCAATTTCATGACCTGCAACGATGCCCGCTGCATCCCCCCAACGGATGTGAAACTGAGCTTCGCCGTGGAGGTGGCGGAGGACACCACCAACACCGCCGACACCGCCACCACCCCGCCACTGGCCGCGGTTGACACCGCCGCCAAGTCCGACACCGCTGCGGTCCCTGCAACCACCGATACCGCCGCCGTGGCGCAAGCAACTCCTTCAACCGGGGATAGCGGGGCAACAACCGGAACGCCGCAAGAAGGAAGCAGCGTTGCGGCCAAAGAGACCGATGAGCAAGAAGGGCTGCTGGGGTATCTGATCCGTGCGTTCCTTGCCGGGCTTGGCTCGCTGCTTACTCCGTGCGTCTATCCGATGATCCCGATCACCGTCTCCTTCTTCACCAAACGAACCCAAACCACCCGCCGCCGCTCCCTGCGCGATGCCACGGTGTATGCGTTGGGCATCATCCTGACGTTCACCGGGCTTGGCTTCCTGGTCTCCTTGATCTTTGGTGTCACCGGCGTGAACGACATCGCCACCAACCCGGTGGTGAACATCGTGATTGCCGGAATCTTCCTTGCGCTGGCCCTTAGCCTGTTTGGAATGTTCGAGATTCAAATCCCGACCTCGGTGCTGAACCGCCTGAACCGCACCGCCAACGAGCAAGGGAACAGCATCGGCGGGATTCTGCTGATGGGCCTGGTGTTTACGCTGACCTCGTTCACCTGCACCGTCCCGTTTGTTGGCTCGGTGCTGTTTGGCGTGACGCAAGGGGAGTGGCTGTGGCCGCTGATGGGAATGGCGGCGTTCAGCTTTGCCTTCTCGATCCCATTCTTCCTGCTTGCCCTGTTCCCGGCGTTGATGAAATCGCTGCCGAAGTCGGGCGGCTGGCTGAACTCGGTGAAAGTGGTGATGGGTTTTCTGGAGCTTGCCTTCGCCTTCAAGTTCCTTTCCAACGTGGACCTCTATTACAGCTCCGGAATCCTTACTCGCGAAGTCTTCTTGGCGTTGTGGGTGGCGATTGCAATCATCACCACCATGTACCTGCTTGGCCGGTTCCAGCTTCCGCACGATTCCCCCGTGGAGAAAGTTGGCCCAATGCGCGCAGTGGTTGCCGTTGGATTCCTCACCGTTGGATTATGGTTCGGCACCGGCCTGTTTGGCGGGCGGCTGGGGGATATTGATGCATTCATTCCGCCGCAGGAATATCCGGGCAAAGGGAACACCTCCTTGCTGGCAATCGTCACCGAGGAAATGGCCAACACGCTGCCAGCTTCCGGCAGCAGCGCGACGGCTGGGGGGGAAACCCACGACGTTGCGGGCATCAAGTGGATTGAGGATGACTTCGACCAAGCGGTGAAGGTCTCGCGCCAGACCGGCAAACCGATCTTCGTGGATTTCACCGGCATCTTCTGCACCAACTGCCGCTGGATGGAGAAGAATATGTTCCCCCGCCAGGATGTGAAAACATTGATGAGCAACTACGTCCTGGTCCAACTCTACACCGACCGCAAGGACTCGGCCAGCAAGCGGAACCGCGAGATGTTGATTGGCCGGTTCAAAACTTTCGCGCTCCCCTACTACGCGCTTATCACCCCCGACGACAAAGTGTTGGCCACCATGGGTGTTGACGGCCGCCCCGCGCCGGAGGAGTTTATCGGGTTCCTGAAAAAAGGGTTGGTTGGCAAAGAAGGGATTGCCCAAAAGTAG